In Streptomyces sp. DG2A-72, one genomic interval encodes:
- a CDS encoding helix-turn-helix domain-containing protein has product MVRTPLTPQERERGERLGRLLREARGGRSMADVAASAGISAETLRKIETGRAPTPAFFTVAALAGALGLSMDELAGGCVLAAAA; this is encoded by the coding sequence ATGGTACGCACCCCACTGACTCCACAAGAGCGTGAACGCGGCGAGCGGCTCGGGCGGCTGCTGCGTGAGGCGCGCGGCGGACGCAGCATGGCCGACGTCGCGGCGAGCGCCGGGATCTCCGCCGAGACGCTGCGCAAGATCGAGACCGGACGGGCCCCGACGCCGGCCTTCTTCACCGTGGCGGCGCTGGCCGGGGCGCTCGGTCTGTCGATGGATGAGCTGGCGGGGGGCTGCGTGCTCGCGGCGGCGGCGTGA
- a CDS encoding PucR family transcriptional regulator: MTTTAFETLETLEPALSVRQVLTLERVLAGEPEVVAGASQLDRPVRWVHVAEAADVGVMLSGGEMVLTTGVLLAGDEDKQAEYIRSLHRAEAAAVVLGLGRAFPAPPDVMRRAAERCGLPMVVLHRPFPFAELTEEVQSRLVRRKFAAVSLSEAVRTALTGLITAGAPLQRLLDEVAHHSACPVVVTNLAHRVLATAGERPAVDDVLRDWERIARQAGGSEGDGWIRAELGGRGERWGQIMLCGYRGDTAAGRLLADRAAEALVLHRMLGGGTAHSWEEESAQGLLTDLVSGVVPARQLLPRARAAGLPVNLRTFVPLVVRDGDPAQLDRMLRLLGLSGLVAELAEGATAVLLSLARDQDAEGMTAHFAARLRTESGSGESVVAAAGPRIAWDDVPAGLREAQHVADAVADSSAVLDLPAVVRLKDVHLRGLIRLLRDDPHVQSFAERELDGLLCEPEEDLLAVLRTYLASGRNKSRTAQLHHVSRPALYRRLEAIQGRLGVDLDDFEQAASVHIALLAHDAQQG; encoded by the coding sequence ATGACCACCACCGCCTTCGAGACCTTGGAGACCCTGGAACCCGCTCTGTCGGTGCGCCAGGTGCTCACCCTGGAACGGGTGCTCGCCGGGGAGCCCGAGGTGGTGGCCGGCGCGAGCCAGCTCGACCGGCCCGTGCGCTGGGTCCATGTCGCCGAGGCCGCCGACGTGGGCGTGATGCTCAGCGGCGGCGAGATGGTGCTGACCACGGGCGTGCTGCTGGCCGGGGACGAGGACAAGCAGGCCGAGTACATCCGGTCCCTGCACCGCGCGGAGGCCGCGGCCGTGGTCCTCGGACTCGGCCGCGCCTTCCCGGCCCCGCCGGACGTGATGCGCCGGGCGGCCGAGCGGTGCGGGCTGCCGATGGTCGTACTCCATCGCCCGTTCCCCTTCGCCGAGTTGACGGAGGAGGTGCAGTCCCGGCTGGTGCGGCGGAAGTTCGCCGCCGTCAGCCTCTCCGAGGCCGTACGGACCGCGCTCACCGGGCTGATCACCGCGGGCGCCCCGCTGCAACGCCTGCTCGACGAGGTCGCCCACCACAGCGCCTGCCCCGTCGTCGTCACCAACCTCGCCCACCGCGTCCTCGCCACGGCGGGGGAGCGGCCCGCGGTGGACGACGTGCTGCGGGACTGGGAGCGGATCGCCCGGCAGGCGGGCGGGAGCGAGGGGGACGGCTGGATCCGCGCCGAGCTGGGCGGGCGCGGGGAGCGGTGGGGGCAGATCATGCTCTGCGGGTACCGCGGCGACACGGCCGCCGGACGGCTGCTCGCCGACCGGGCCGCCGAGGCCCTCGTGCTGCACCGCATGCTCGGCGGCGGCACCGCGCACTCATGGGAGGAGGAGTCGGCGCAGGGACTGCTCACCGACCTGGTGAGCGGTGTCGTACCGGCCAGGCAGCTGCTGCCCCGGGCACGGGCGGCCGGGCTCCCGGTCAACCTGCGGACCTTCGTGCCGCTCGTCGTCCGTGACGGCGATCCGGCCCAACTGGACCGTATGCTCCGCCTGTTGGGGCTGTCCGGCCTGGTCGCCGAACTCGCCGAGGGCGCCACCGCCGTCCTGCTCAGCCTGGCCCGGGACCAGGACGCGGAGGGGATGACGGCGCACTTCGCGGCGCGGCTGCGCACCGAGTCGGGGTCGGGGGAGTCCGTGGTCGCCGCGGCCGGTCCGCGGATCGCCTGGGACGACGTACCGGCCGGACTGCGCGAGGCACAGCACGTCGCCGACGCCGTTGCGGACTCCTCGGCGGTCCTGGACCTCCCGGCCGTCGTACGCCTGAAGGACGTACATCTGCGGGGCCTGATCCGGCTGCTGCGCGACGACCCGCATGTGCAGTCCTTCGCGGAGCGGGAGCTGGACGGGCTGCTGTGCGAGCCGGAGGAGGACTTGCTGGCCGTACTGCGGACGTATCTCGCCTCCGGCCGCAACAAGTCCCGCACCGCACAGCTCCACCACGTCTCACGGCCCGCGCTGTATCGCCGGCTGGAGGCGATACAGGGGCGGCTAGGTGTCGACCTCGACGACTTCGAGCAGGCCGCCTCGGTGCACATCGCGCTCCTCGCGCATGACGCGCAACAGGGCTGA
- a CDS encoding nitrilase-related carbon-nitrogen hydrolase has translation MSRVIRAALFQTAWTGDKESMIQVHEQAVRDAAAQGAQVLCFQELFYGPYFCQVQDKAFYEYAEAIPQGPIVRRFQALAEEHGIVLVLPMYEEEQPGVLYNTAAVIDADGSYLGKYRKHHIPQVPGFWEKFYFRPGNVGWPVFETAVGKIGVYICYDRHFPEGWRALGLAGAKIVFNPSATSRGLSAYLWQLEQPAAAVANEYFVGAINRVGVEEYGDNDFYGTTYFVDPEAQFVGEVASDKETELVVRDLDMAKLREVRDRWQFYRDRRPEAYGPLTAP, from the coding sequence ATGAGCAGAGTGATTCGTGCCGCCCTCTTCCAGACCGCGTGGACGGGCGACAAGGAGTCGATGATCCAGGTACACGAGCAGGCGGTCCGCGACGCGGCCGCGCAGGGTGCTCAGGTCCTGTGCTTCCAGGAGCTGTTCTACGGGCCCTACTTCTGCCAGGTCCAGGACAAGGCCTTCTACGAGTACGCGGAAGCGATCCCGCAGGGCCCGATCGTCCGGCGCTTCCAGGCGCTCGCCGAGGAACACGGCATCGTGCTCGTCCTGCCGATGTACGAGGAGGAGCAGCCCGGCGTCCTCTACAACACGGCCGCGGTGATCGACGCCGACGGCTCGTACCTCGGCAAGTACCGCAAGCATCACATCCCTCAAGTGCCGGGATTCTGGGAGAAGTTCTACTTCCGCCCGGGCAACGTGGGCTGGCCGGTCTTCGAGACGGCCGTAGGGAAGATCGGTGTGTACATCTGCTACGACCGGCACTTCCCGGAGGGCTGGCGGGCACTGGGTCTCGCCGGTGCCAAGATCGTCTTCAACCCGTCGGCCACCTCGCGCGGCCTGTCCGCCTACCTGTGGCAGCTGGAGCAGCCTGCCGCGGCGGTCGCCAACGAGTACTTCGTCGGTGCGATCAACCGGGTGGGTGTCGAGGAGTACGGCGACAACGACTTCTACGGCACGACGTACTTCGTCGACCCGGAGGCGCAGTTCGTGGGGGAGGTGGCGAGCGACAAGGAGACCGAACTCGTCGTCCGCGACCTGGACATGGCCAAGCTGCGCGAGGTCCGCGACCGCTGGCAGTTCTACCGCGACCGCCGCCCGGAGGCGTACGGCCCGCTGACAGCCCCGTAA
- the ggt gene encoding gamma-glutamyltransferase, translated as MRRSVARKLSFLAVSAALVSVGAAAPPTASRPAVEKVPVAVGYGGAVASVDADASAAGIEVLKGGGNAVDAAVATAAALGVTEPYSSGIGGGGYFVYYDAKSRTVHTIDGRETAPLSADSQLFVENGKPVAFADAVSSGLAVGTPGTPATWRTALDKWGSTKLATLLEPAERLARDGFTVDDTFRAQTASNETRFRYFPDTAELFLPNGQLPVVGSTFKNPDLARTYEELGREGVKALYRGDLAEDIVDTVNNPSVDPDSGWNARPGELSAEDLAAYRAKLQAPTKTSYRGLGVYSMAPSSSGGTTVGEALNILEGTDLSKASEVQYLHRYIEASRIAFADRGRWVGDPAFEDVPTKELLSQRYADSRACLIKDDAVLTSPLAPGDPRDPADCGAGGTAAETTYEGENTTHLTVADKWGNVVSYTLTIEQTGGSGITVPGRGFILNNELTDFSFAPANPAVHDPNLPGPGKRPRSSISPTIVLDQYNKPVVALGSPGGATIITTVLQTLTGFLDRGLPLVDAIAAPRASQRNAAQTELEPGLFNSPLKAQLEAIGHGFRLNPEIGAATGVQRLPGGKWLAAAEKVRRGGGAAQVVYPAP; from the coding sequence ATGCGTCGTTCCGTCGCACGCAAGCTGTCGTTCCTGGCGGTCTCGGCCGCACTGGTGTCAGTGGGGGCGGCGGCGCCTCCCACCGCTTCCCGTCCGGCCGTCGAGAAGGTCCCCGTCGCCGTCGGCTACGGAGGTGCCGTCGCCAGCGTCGACGCGGACGCCTCCGCCGCCGGTATCGAGGTCCTGAAGGGGGGCGGCAACGCAGTCGACGCCGCCGTGGCCACGGCCGCCGCGCTCGGTGTCACCGAGCCCTACTCCTCCGGCATCGGCGGAGGCGGCTACTTCGTCTACTACGATGCCAAGTCCCGTACGGTGCACACGATCGACGGCCGTGAGACCGCGCCTCTGAGCGCCGACTCGCAGCTCTTCGTCGAGAACGGGAAGCCGGTCGCCTTCGCCGACGCCGTCAGCAGCGGTCTCGCCGTCGGCACTCCGGGCACGCCGGCCACTTGGCGGACGGCACTGGACAAGTGGGGCAGCACCAAGCTCGCGACGCTGCTCGAACCCGCCGAGCGCCTGGCCCGCGACGGCTTCACCGTCGACGACACGTTCCGCGCGCAGACCGCGTCGAACGAGACCCGGTTCCGCTACTTCCCGGACACGGCCGAGCTGTTCCTGCCGAACGGCCAACTCCCCGTGGTCGGATCCACGTTCAAGAACCCCGATCTCGCCCGCACCTACGAGGAGCTGGGCCGGGAGGGCGTCAAGGCCCTCTACCGCGGTGACCTCGCCGAGGACATCGTCGACACCGTCAACAACCCGTCCGTCGACCCGGATTCGGGCTGGAACGCCCGCCCGGGCGAGCTGTCGGCGGAGGATCTGGCGGCCTACCGCGCCAAGCTCCAGGCGCCGACCAAGACCTCGTACCGCGGCCTCGGCGTCTACTCCATGGCGCCCTCCTCCTCCGGCGGTACCACCGTAGGCGAGGCTCTCAACATCCTTGAGGGGACCGACCTTTCGAAGGCGAGCGAGGTGCAGTACCTGCACCGCTACATCGAGGCGAGCCGGATCGCGTTCGCGGACCGGGGGCGCTGGGTCGGCGACCCGGCCTTCGAGGACGTACCGACGAAGGAGCTGCTGTCCCAGCGGTACGCCGACTCGCGGGCGTGCCTCATCAAGGACGACGCCGTGCTCACCAGCCCGCTCGCGCCCGGCGATCCGCGTGATCCTGCGGACTGCGGTGCGGGAGGTACGGCGGCCGAGACGACGTACGAGGGCGAGAACACCACGCATCTGACGGTGGCCGACAAGTGGGGGAACGTCGTCTCCTACACGCTCACCATCGAGCAGACCGGCGGTAGCGGGATCACGGTGCCCGGACGCGGGTTCATCCTCAACAACGAGCTGACGGACTTCTCCTTCGCTCCGGCCAACCCGGCCGTCCACGACCCGAATCTGCCGGGGCCGGGCAAGCGGCCGCGGTCGTCCATCTCGCCGACGATTGTGCTGGACCAGTACAACAAGCCGGTCGTCGCGCTCGGTTCGCCCGGTGGGGCGACGATCATCACGACCGTGCTGCAGACGCTGACGGGGTTCTTGGACCGGGGGTTGCCGCTCGTCGACGCGATTGCGGCGCCGCGGGCGAGCCAGCGGAATGCTGCGCAGACCGAGCTTGAACCCGGGCTGTTCAACAGCCCGTTGAAGGCACAACTGGAGGCGATCGGGCACGGCTTCCGTCTGAACCCCGAGATTGGTGCGGCGACGGGTGTGCAGCGGCTGCCGGGTGGGAAGTGGCTGGCCGCTGCTGAGAAGGTGCGGCGGGGTGGTGGGGCGGCGCAAGTGGTGTACCCCGCGCCGTAG
- a CDS encoding aspartate aminotransferase family protein, with amino-acid sequence MTKDLLGRHRAVLPDWLALYYEDPLELTHGEGRYVWDSQGNKYLDFFGGILTTMTAHALPEVTKAVSEQAGRIIHSSTLYLNRPMVELAERIAQLSGIPDARVFFTTSGTEANDTALLLATTYRRSNTILAMRNSYHGRSFSAVGITGNRGWSPTSLSPLQTLYVHGGVRTRGPYASLSDAEFIAACVEDLTDLLGHTRPPAALIAEPIQGVGGFTSPPDGLYAAFREVLSERGILWIADEVQTGWGRTGEHFWGWQAHSRSGPPDILTFAKGIGNGMSIGGVVARGEIMNCLDANSISTFGGTQITMAAGLANLTYLLEHDLQGNARRVGGLLIERLRAVTAQIPGVREVRGRGLMIGVELVKPGTDQADPEAASAVLEAAREGGLLLGKGGGHNTSGLRIAPPLSLTVAEAEEGAAILEHALRSTQ; translated from the coding sequence GTGACCAAGGACCTGCTGGGACGCCACCGTGCCGTCCTGCCCGACTGGCTCGCCCTCTACTACGAGGACCCGCTGGAGCTCACGCACGGCGAGGGGCGCTACGTCTGGGACTCCCAGGGCAACAAGTACCTCGACTTCTTCGGCGGCATCCTCACGACGATGACCGCGCACGCGCTGCCCGAGGTGACGAAGGCGGTGAGCGAACAGGCCGGGAGGATCATCCATTCGTCCACGCTCTACCTCAACCGGCCGATGGTCGAACTGGCCGAGCGGATCGCCCAGTTGTCCGGCATCCCGGACGCCCGCGTCTTCTTCACCACCTCCGGCACCGAGGCCAACGACACCGCGCTGCTGCTGGCCACGACATACCGCCGCAGCAACACGATCCTGGCCATGCGCAACAGCTACCACGGCCGGTCCTTCAGCGCCGTCGGCATCACCGGCAACCGCGGCTGGTCCCCGACCTCGCTGTCCCCGCTGCAGACGCTGTACGTCCATGGCGGCGTCCGCACCCGCGGCCCGTACGCCTCCCTGAGCGACGCCGAGTTCATCGCGGCCTGCGTCGAGGACCTGACGGACCTCCTCGGCCACACCCGCCCGCCCGCCGCGCTGATCGCCGAGCCGATCCAGGGCGTCGGCGGCTTCACCTCCCCGCCGGACGGGCTGTACGCCGCCTTCCGTGAGGTGCTCAGCGAGCGCGGCATCCTGTGGATCGCCGACGAGGTGCAGACCGGCTGGGGTCGCACCGGCGAGCACTTCTGGGGCTGGCAGGCGCATTCCCGGAGCGGCCCGCCCGACATCCTCACCTTCGCCAAGGGCATCGGCAACGGCATGTCCATCGGCGGGGTCGTCGCCCGCGGCGAGATCATGAACTGCCTGGACGCCAACTCCATTTCGACGTTCGGCGGCACCCAGATCACCATGGCGGCGGGGCTCGCGAACCTGACGTATCTGCTGGAGCACGACCTCCAGGGCAACGCCCGGCGCGTCGGCGGACTGCTCATCGAACGGCTGCGGGCCGTCACGGCGCAGATTCCCGGCGTACGGGAGGTGCGCGGGCGCGGACTGATGATCGGCGTCGAACTGGTCAAGCCCGGCACGGACCAGGCCGACCCGGAGGCCGCGAGTGCCGTGCTGGAGGCGGCCCGCGAGGGCGGGCTGCTGCTCGGCAAGGGCGGCGGCCACAACACCAGCGGCCTGCGGATCGCCCCGCCGCTGTCCCTGACCGTCGCGGAGGCCGAGGAGGGCGCCGCGATCCTCGAACACGCTCTGAGGAGCACCCAGTAG
- a CDS encoding nitrilase-related carbon-nitrogen hydrolase translates to MANVVRAALVQATWTGDTESMVAKHEEYAREAARRGAGIIGFQEVFNAPYFCQVQEPEHYRWAEPVPDGPTVRRMQDLARETGMVIVVPVFEVEQSGFYYNTAAVIDANGTFLGKYRKHHIPQVKGFWEKYYFKPGNVGWPVFDTAVGKVGVYICYDRHFPEGWRQLGLNGAQLVYNPSATSRGLSAHLWQLEQPAAAVANEYFVAAINRVGQEEYGDNDFYGTSYFVDPRGQFVGETASDKGEELVVRDLDFDLIEEVRQQWAFYRDRRPDAYEGLVQP, encoded by the coding sequence ATGGCCAACGTCGTTCGTGCCGCTCTGGTCCAGGCCACCTGGACCGGCGACACCGAGTCCATGGTGGCGAAACACGAGGAGTACGCCCGGGAGGCGGCTCGCCGGGGCGCCGGGATCATCGGTTTCCAGGAAGTCTTCAACGCGCCCTACTTCTGCCAGGTGCAGGAGCCCGAGCACTACCGCTGGGCCGAGCCGGTGCCCGACGGGCCGACCGTGCGTCGTATGCAGGATCTCGCGCGCGAGACCGGCATGGTGATCGTCGTCCCGGTCTTCGAGGTCGAGCAGTCCGGTTTCTACTACAACACCGCGGCCGTGATCGACGCCAACGGCACCTTCCTCGGCAAGTACCGCAAGCATCACATCCCGCAGGTCAAGGGCTTCTGGGAGAAGTACTACTTCAAGCCCGGCAACGTCGGCTGGCCCGTCTTCGACACCGCCGTCGGGAAGGTGGGCGTCTATATCTGCTACGACCGCCACTTCCCGGAGGGATGGCGGCAACTCGGTCTGAACGGCGCCCAGTTGGTGTACAACCCGTCGGCCACCTCGCGCGGTCTGTCCGCCCATCTGTGGCAGCTGGAGCAGCCCGCGGCCGCCGTCGCCAACGAGTACTTCGTCGCCGCGATCAACCGGGTCGGACAGGAGGAGTACGGCGACAACGATTTCTACGGGACGTCGTACTTCGTCGACCCGCGCGGGCAGTTCGTGGGGGAGACCGCGAGCGACAAGGGCGAGGAACTCGTCGTCCGGGACCTCGACTTCGACCTCATCGAAGAGGTACGGCAGCAGTGGGCCTTCTACCGCGACCGACGGCCCGACGCGTACGAGGGGCTGGTGCAGCCGTGA
- a CDS encoding DUF6278 family protein — MKIPFLGDRSKKPGFPDAEGIAELLSECELLRSQASEEGVQLDDSAASLEELDQLVPRWRDDEEILPWLGNDAGLYLGTVIVRTVPGAAWEIWPNGQPVIRLASGREFDVVASGQEWASSGVPELSQLYAEVAEA, encoded by the coding sequence ATGAAGATCCCTTTTCTGGGCGACCGGAGCAAGAAGCCCGGGTTCCCCGACGCCGAGGGCATCGCCGAACTCCTCTCCGAGTGTGAACTGCTGCGCTCCCAGGCGTCCGAGGAGGGCGTCCAACTGGACGACTCCGCCGCCTCGTTGGAGGAACTCGACCAGCTGGTCCCGCGGTGGCGGGACGACGAGGAGATCCTGCCCTGGCTGGGCAACGACGCCGGGCTGTATCTGGGCACCGTCATCGTGCGCACCGTGCCAGGTGCCGCGTGGGAGATCTGGCCCAACGGCCAGCCGGTGATCCGGCTCGCCTCGGGGCGCGAGTTCGATGTCGTCGCCTCCGGCCAGGAATGGGCGTCCAGCGGAGTGCCCGAACTGTCGCAGCTGTACGCGGAGGTCGCGGAGGCGTGA
- the map gene encoding type I methionyl aminopeptidase gives MVELKTDTSIDAMYTAGQVVGQALTAVRKAADVGVSLLELDEVAREVLRGAGATSPFLGYRPSFAPVPFPAVICTSVNDAIVHGIPTRYRLRDGDLVSIDCGAELDGWVGDSAISFIVGKPRPADLRLIETAERALAAGIEAAVVGNRIGDIAHAIGTICRAAGYGIPQGFGGHGIGRRMHEDPSIPNEGRPGRGLPLRHGMAIAIEPMLLAGGEDGYHAAGDGWTLKTNDGSRAAHAEHTVAITETGPRILTER, from the coding sequence ATGGTGGAACTGAAGACGGACACTTCGATCGATGCGATGTACACGGCCGGCCAGGTCGTCGGCCAGGCCCTCACAGCCGTACGAAAAGCCGCTGACGTGGGCGTTTCCCTGCTGGAGCTGGACGAGGTGGCGCGTGAGGTGCTGCGCGGGGCGGGCGCGACATCACCGTTCCTCGGCTATCGCCCCTCCTTCGCCCCCGTCCCCTTCCCCGCCGTCATCTGCACCTCCGTCAACGACGCGATCGTGCACGGCATCCCGACCCGCTACCGGCTGCGCGACGGCGACCTCGTCTCCATCGACTGCGGCGCCGAACTCGACGGCTGGGTCGGCGACTCGGCGATCAGCTTCATCGTCGGCAAGCCACGCCCGGCCGACCTCCGCCTGATCGAGACCGCCGAGCGCGCCCTCGCCGCCGGCATCGAGGCGGCCGTGGTCGGCAACCGCATCGGCGACATCGCCCACGCCATCGGCACCATCTGCCGCGCCGCCGGCTACGGCATCCCCCAGGGCTTCGGCGGCCACGGCATCGGCCGCCGCATGCACGAGGACCCCTCAATCCCGAACGAGGGCCGCCCCGGCCGCGGCCTCCCCCTCCGCCATGGCATGGCCATCGCCATCGAGCCCATGCTCCTGGCCGGCGGCGAGGACGGCTACCACGCAGCAGGCGACGGCTGGACCCTCAAAACAAACGACGGGTCCAGGGCAGCCCACGCGGAACACACGGTGGCGATCACGGAGACGGGCCCCCGCATTCTCACTGAGCGGTAA
- a CDS encoding ATP-dependent Clp protease ATP-binding subunit, with product MTSGFDSDPLSEFLARFFGGPRPAPRQIDIGRLLSQPARELVRGAAQYAAEHGSRDLDTQHLLRAALATEPTRSLLARAGADPDSLASEIDERSGPVQHAPEEAPPPTALSLTPAVKRALLDAHELARTRGTGYIGPEHVLSALAANPDSAAGHILHAARFAPTGLPPETPDATPPRAEQPRATGTPTLDKYGRDLTDLARQGRIDPVIGREEEIEQTIEVLSRRGKNNPVLIGDAGVGKTAVVEGLAQRIADGDVPDVLSGRRVVALDLTGVVAGTRYRGDFEERMHTIVGEIGSHSDQLIVFIDELHTVVGAGGGGEGGGSMDAGNILKPALARGELHIVGATTLEEYRRIEKDAALSRRFQPILVPEPTAADAIEILRGLRDRYEAHHQVRYADEALVAAVELSDRYLTDRRLPDKAIDLIDQAGARVRLHARTKGTDVRALEREVEQLTRDKDQAVADEQYETATQLRDRIGELKRRITDTGEGKADEGQDLEVTAEAIAEVVSRQTGIPVSSLTEEEKDRLLGLEEHLHERVVGQDEAVRVVSDAVVRSRAGLASPDRPIGSFLFLGPTGVGKTELARALAEALFASEERMVRLDMSEYQERHTVSRLIGAPPGYVGHEEAGQLTEVVRRHPYSLLLLDEVEKAHPDVFNILLQVLDDGRLTDAQGRTVDFTNTVIVMTSNLGSEAITRRGAGIGFGAGGTEADEEARREQILRPLREHFRPEFLNRIDEIVVFRQLTGDQLRQITTLLLERTRRLLHAQGVTVDFTDTAVDWLAKRGYQPEYGARPLRRTIQREVDNELSRLLLDGQVKEGDRVRVDTEADRLKFNPENQSADHA from the coding sequence ATGACCAGCGGCTTCGACTCCGACCCCCTCAGCGAATTCCTCGCCCGCTTCTTCGGCGGCCCCCGCCCCGCCCCCCGTCAGATCGACATCGGCCGCCTGCTCAGTCAACCCGCCCGCGAGCTGGTCCGCGGCGCCGCCCAGTACGCCGCCGAGCACGGCAGCCGCGATCTGGACACCCAGCATCTGCTGCGTGCCGCACTCGCGACCGAGCCCACGCGGAGCCTGCTCGCCAGGGCCGGCGCGGACCCGGACTCCCTCGCCTCGGAGATCGACGAGCGCTCCGGCCCGGTCCAGCACGCGCCGGAGGAGGCCCCGCCGCCCACCGCGCTGTCCCTGACTCCCGCGGTCAAGCGTGCCCTGCTGGACGCGCACGAACTGGCCCGGACGCGCGGCACCGGCTACATCGGCCCGGAGCACGTGCTCAGCGCGCTGGCGGCGAACCCCGACTCGGCCGCCGGGCACATCCTCCACGCGGCCCGCTTCGCCCCCACCGGCCTGCCGCCGGAGACCCCGGACGCCACCCCGCCCCGCGCCGAACAGCCGCGCGCCACCGGGACACCGACCCTGGACAAGTACGGCCGTGATCTCACCGACCTGGCCCGCCAGGGCCGGATCGACCCGGTGATCGGACGGGAAGAGGAGATCGAGCAGACCATCGAGGTCCTCTCCCGGCGCGGCAAGAACAACCCGGTGCTCATCGGTGACGCGGGCGTCGGCAAGACGGCGGTCGTCGAGGGCCTGGCCCAGCGCATCGCCGACGGTGACGTGCCGGACGTACTCAGCGGGCGCCGGGTCGTGGCGCTGGACCTGACGGGCGTGGTCGCGGGCACCCGCTACCGGGGCGACTTCGAGGAGCGGATGCACACCATCGTGGGTGAGATCGGCTCCCACTCCGACCAACTGATCGTCTTCATCGACGAGCTGCACACCGTGGTCGGCGCCGGCGGAGGCGGCGAGGGCGGCGGGTCCATGGACGCGGGCAACATCCTCAAGCCCGCGCTGGCCCGCGGCGAGCTGCACATCGTGGGCGCGACGACGCTGGAGGAGTACCGCAGGATCGAGAAGGACGCGGCGCTCTCCCGCCGCTTCCAGCCGATCCTGGTGCCCGAGCCGACCGCCGCGGACGCGATCGAGATCCTGCGCGGCCTGCGCGACCGCTACGAGGCCCACCACCAGGTCCGCTACGCCGACGAGGCCCTGGTGGCCGCCGTGGAGCTGTCCGACCGCTATCTCACCGACCGACGGCTGCCGGACAAGGCGATCGACCTGATCGACCAGGCGGGCGCGCGGGTGCGGCTGCACGCCCGGACGAAGGGCACGGACGTACGGGCCCTGGAGCGCGAGGTCGAGCAGCTCACCCGGGACAAGGACCAGGCGGTCGCGGACGAGCAGTACGAGACGGCCACGCAGCTGCGCGACCGGATCGGCGAACTGAAGCGGCGGATCACCGACACCGGGGAAGGAAAGGCCGACGAGGGACAGGACCTGGAGGTCACCGCGGAAGCGATCGCCGAGGTGGTGTCCCGGCAGACCGGCATCCCGGTGAGCAGCCTCACCGAGGAGGAGAAGGACCGGCTGCTCGGCCTGGAGGAGCATCTGCACGAGCGGGTCGTCGGCCAGGACGAGGCGGTCCGCGTGGTCTCCGACGCGGTGGTGCGCTCCCGCGCCGGACTCGCCAGCCCGGACCGGCCGATCGGCAGCTTCCTCTTCCTCGGCCCGACCGGCGTCGGCAAGACCGAACTGGCCCGCGCGCTGGCCGAGGCCCTGTTCGCCAGCGAGGAGCGCATGGTCCGCCTCGACATGAGCGAGTACCAGGAACGGCACACCGTCAGCCGCCTGATCGGCGCCCCGCCCGGCTACGTCGGCCACGAGGAGGCCGGCCAGCTCACCGAGGTGGTCCGCCGCCACCCGTACTCCCTCCTCCTCCTCGACGAAGTGGAGAAGGCGCACCCGGACGTCTTCAACATCCTCCTCCAGGTCCTGGACGACGGACGGCTGACCGACGCCCAGGGCCGCACCGTCGACTTCACCAACACGGTCATCGTGATGACCAGCAACCTCGGCTCCGAGGCCATCACCCGACGCGGCGCGGGCATCGGCTTCGGAGCGGGCGGCACCGAGGCCGACGAGGAGGCACGGCGCGAGCAGATCCTGCGTCCGCTGCGCGAGCACTTCCGGCCGGAGTTCCTCAACCGCATCGACGAGATCGTGGTCTTCCGCCAGCTGACAGGCGATCAACTACGCCAGATCACCACCCTGTTGCTGGAGCGCACCCGTCGCCTCCTGCACGCCCAGGGCGTCACGGTCGACTTCACCGACACGGCCGTCGACTGGCTCGCGAAACGCGGCTACCAGCCGGAATACGGCGCAAGGCCACTGCGCCGCACGATCCAGCGGGAGGTCGACAACGAGCTGTCCCGCCTGCTGCTGGACGGCCAGGTCAAGGAGGGCGACCGGGTAAGGGTCGACACGGAGGCCGACCGCTTGAAGTTCAACCCAGAGAACCAATCAGCCGACCACGCCTGA